A genomic stretch from Cryomorphaceae bacterium 1068 includes:
- a CDS encoding DUF2795 domain-containing protein, giving the protein MYWTLELASYLEDAPWPATKDELIDFAMRTGAPMEVVENLQEIEEIGESYETIEDIWPDYPTKEDFFFNEDEY; this is encoded by the coding sequence ATGTACTGGACATTAGAATTAGCATCTTACCTCGAAGACGCACCGTGGCCTGCCACGAAAGACGAATTAATTGATTTTGCCATGAGAACCGGTGCTCCTATGGAAGTTGTGGAGAACCTTCAAGAAATCGAAGAAATCGGCGAGAGCTACGAAACTATCGAAGACATTTGGCCCGATTATCCAACTAAAGAGGACTTCTTCTTTAATGAAGATGAATATTAA
- a CDS encoding cob(I)yrinic acid a,c-diamide adenosyltransferase translates to MKIYTKTGDEGKTSLLGGSRVAKYHLRIESYGTVDELNTAVGMLRSMELPTGIAEVLIEIQNKLFIVGSQLASEPGEPKFKIPKLSEEDTVYLETKIDNMEDDLPPMRNFVLPGGHPSVAQAHVARCICRRAERIVLHLKDESDVPPEIPVYLNRLSDFFFVLSRKLAKDLGAEEIPWKSS, encoded by the coding sequence ATGAAGATTTATACCAAAACCGGTGACGAGGGCAAAACCTCTCTACTCGGTGGATCCAGAGTTGCAAAATATCATCTCAGAATTGAGTCGTACGGGACCGTTGATGAACTAAATACGGCCGTGGGAATGCTGCGATCAATGGAATTACCTACAGGAATAGCTGAGGTATTGATCGAAATTCAGAATAAGCTGTTCATCGTCGGCTCGCAGTTGGCCTCTGAGCCAGGCGAACCGAAATTCAAAATTCCGAAACTTTCAGAAGAAGACACCGTTTATCTCGAAACAAAGATTGACAACATGGAAGATGATCTACCTCCCATGAGAAATTTTGTTCTTCCTGGTGGACATCCTTCGGTGGCTCAGGCACACGTAGCTAGATGCATTTGTCGAAGAGCAGAAAGAATCGTTCTCCACTTGAAGGACGAAAGCGATGTCCCCCCTGAGATTCCGGTCTATTTAAATAGGTTATCCGACTTTTTCTTTGTATTAAGTAGGAAGTTGGCAAAAGACCTTGGAGCCGAAGAGATTCCTTGGAAGAGTAGCTGA
- a CDS encoding ABC transporter ATP-binding protein: MIKVEDLAKIYQVGSQEVHALRTVDLEIDKSEFVALMGPSGSGKSTLMNILGCLDTPSRGKYLLNQNDVSHMDDDELADIRNREIGFVFQTFNLLPRYSALENVALPLIYKGVGKTQRTERAEEVLEQVGLQDRMDHKPNELSGGQRQRVAVARALVNNPSIILADEPTGNLDTKTSYEIMGLLDDIHKAGNTIILVTHEEDIAEHAKRIVRLRDGVIETDTKVAIA; encoded by the coding sequence ATTATAAAAGTAGAAGACCTTGCGAAGATTTACCAAGTAGGTTCGCAGGAGGTTCACGCCCTTCGAACAGTAGATCTGGAAATCGACAAGAGCGAATTTGTGGCCTTGATGGGCCCTTCGGGTAGCGGGAAATCCACTCTAATGAACATCTTGGGCTGTCTTGACACACCCAGCCGAGGAAAGTATTTGCTCAATCAAAACGATGTAAGCCACATGGATGATGACGAATTGGCAGACATTCGAAACCGCGAAATTGGCTTTGTCTTTCAAACGTTTAATCTCTTGCCACGTTATTCCGCTCTGGAAAATGTAGCCTTGCCCCTGATTTACAAAGGTGTTGGAAAAACACAGCGCACGGAACGTGCAGAGGAAGTATTGGAACAGGTTGGACTACAAGACCGAATGGACCACAAACCGAATGAGCTTTCAGGGGGACAGCGCCAAAGAGTAGCCGTTGCCAGAGCTTTGGTAAATAATCCTTCGATCATTTTAGCCGATGAGCCGACCGGAAATCTAGATACGAAAACGTCTTATGAAATCATGGGGCTCCTCGATGATATCCATAAAGCAGGAAACACCATCATTTTGGTAACGCATGAAGAGGACATCGCCGAACACGCTAAGCGAATCGTCAGACTTCGTGATGGGGTGATTGAAACCGATACTAAAGTCGCCATTGCGTAA
- a CDS encoding class I SAM-dependent methyltransferase: MAKAYLNYRLKAKKRHGVHSPFVYNLSEEVFYKSSTKKAEEIEAVRKELLRDQTLIELVDYGAGSRIYKGYERSISEIAKTSSSPTAMAQLMQRLISFLNLNNVLELGTNLGITTAYLTAANPNARVISLEGDPSLASIAVKNLQKIGLEAEIIEGRFEDTLDLALAKMPTVDFAYIDGNHRKQPTLNYFQTVLEKTTENSVLAFGDIHWSQEMEGAWNTIKQNKTVTLTIDLFDLGLVFFRKDRTEAEHFIIRL; the protein is encoded by the coding sequence ATGGCTAAGGCATATCTGAACTACCGTCTCAAAGCGAAAAAACGCCACGGAGTACATTCGCCTTTTGTGTACAATCTGAGTGAAGAGGTCTTTTATAAAAGCTCCACAAAGAAAGCTGAGGAAATAGAGGCAGTTCGAAAAGAATTGCTTCGAGATCAGACCTTGATTGAATTGGTTGACTACGGGGCAGGTTCACGAATATACAAAGGCTACGAACGATCGATTTCCGAGATAGCGAAAACAAGCTCCTCCCCCACTGCCATGGCTCAACTAATGCAGCGTCTGATCTCTTTTTTGAACTTGAATAATGTATTGGAGTTAGGGACAAATCTCGGGATCACCACAGCATATTTGACTGCCGCCAACCCAAACGCAAGAGTAATAAGTCTTGAAGGAGATCCATCATTGGCCTCTATCGCCGTTAAAAATTTGCAAAAGATTGGCTTGGAGGCTGAAATAATTGAAGGAAGATTCGAGGATACATTAGATTTGGCATTGGCCAAAATGCCAACGGTAGATTTCGCTTACATTGATGGAAATCACAGGAAACAACCTACCTTGAACTACTTTCAAACAGTATTGGAAAAAACCACAGAGAATTCTGTTTTAGCCTTTGGCGATATCCATTGGTCTCAGGAAATGGAAGGAGCTTGGAATACAATTAAGCAGAACAAAACCGTGACTTTGACTATTGATTTATTTGATCTTGGCTTAGTGTTTTTCCGAAAGGACAGAACAGAAGCAGAACACTTTATTATACGATTATGA
- a CDS encoding bifunctional folylpolyglutamate synthase/dihydrofolate synthase: MTYSETVDYLFSQLPMFQRVGAAAYKADLSNTLAICEIYDNPQHKFKSVHVAGTNGKGSVAHALASIFQACGYKTGLFTSPHLKDYRERVKINGEMISEDYVVNFVEKFKNGNHDLKPSFFELTCAMGFSYFADEEVDIAILEVGMGGRLDSTNVVMPEVSVITHISKDHQQFLGDTIELIASEKGGIIKKGVPVVIGENTYSVREVLENIAAKKGAPHYDVFANSPMLDTDLQGSYQRENMRTVAMAVRAMREKAWELPQEKVEGGANSVVLQTGLRGRWEVIGEMPTVITDVGHNEAGVQQVVDHLRKQTYVRLHVVWGMVGDKDSKTILSLLPKSATYYWCKADVPRGKDAEELANEGSKQALVGKVYPSVSIALETAKKEAQLNDLIFVGGSVFVVAEVI, from the coding sequence ATGACGTACTCCGAAACGGTTGATTATTTGTTTAGTCAACTCCCCATGTTTCAGCGGGTGGGAGCAGCGGCTTACAAAGCCGATTTATCCAATACTCTTGCTATTTGCGAAATCTACGACAACCCCCAACACAAGTTCAAATCTGTGCATGTGGCGGGAACCAACGGCAAAGGATCGGTGGCACATGCTCTAGCTTCAATTTTTCAAGCTTGTGGATACAAAACAGGATTATTCACTTCACCTCATCTCAAAGATTACCGAGAACGCGTCAAGATCAACGGAGAGATGATCTCTGAAGATTACGTCGTCAACTTTGTGGAGAAATTCAAAAACGGCAACCATGATTTAAAGCCATCCTTTTTCGAACTGACCTGCGCGATGGGCTTCTCCTACTTTGCCGATGAAGAAGTCGATATCGCGATTCTGGAAGTCGGGATGGGTGGACGCTTGGACTCAACCAATGTGGTGATGCCCGAAGTATCTGTGATCACACATATTAGCAAAGACCATCAGCAGTTTTTAGGCGATACCATAGAACTGATTGCCTCAGAGAAAGGCGGAATTATTAAAAAAGGAGTACCCGTTGTTATTGGCGAGAATACATATTCCGTTAGGGAAGTGTTGGAGAATATAGCCGCAAAAAAAGGCGCTCCTCATTATGACGTATTTGCCAATTCACCTATGCTTGATACTGATCTTCAAGGGTCGTATCAGCGGGAAAATATGCGCACGGTAGCGATGGCAGTCCGAGCCATGCGCGAAAAAGCTTGGGAGCTTCCACAAGAAAAAGTCGAGGGAGGCGCAAATTCAGTTGTTTTGCAAACAGGATTGAGAGGCCGATGGGAAGTGATTGGTGAAATGCCTACGGTAATTACAGATGTGGGACACAACGAAGCAGGCGTTCAACAGGTGGTTGATCATTTGCGCAAGCAGACTTACGTTCGATTGCATGTTGTCTGGGGAATGGTCGGTGACAAGGATTCTAAGACCATTTTATCCCTCCTGCCCAAATCGGCTACCTACTATTGGTGCAAAGCTGATGTGCCTCGCGGAAAAGACGCTGAAGAACTCGCTAATGAAGGAAGCAAACAAGCTCTGGTCGGAAAGGTATACCCTTCAGTTTCCATAGCATTGGAAACCGCTAAAAAAGAAGCGCAGCTCAACGATCTCATTTTTGTTGGAGGAAGTGTTTTTGTTGTTGCAGAAGTAATTTGA
- a CDS encoding cell envelope integrity protein TolA, with translation MQTQEEKKRKTKAVIVTIAFHALALILFIFFGLKQPNPLPEDAGASVEFGWDTDAGGPDIISPTQQVQQPETVQESQPEVVEDPVDEVAEEAESEIAVPKPKEEKPKPAEEKKPEKPVEKPKPKPTISDQLNDALQSLNETNNPGTGQGETTGDGDQGNPDGTDGDGMIGSGSGSWQLDGRSMLPGYGTKISTTKEEGIVVINIWVDKNGKVTKVQPNLRESNTTSQYLINLAKNDVLNNFKFNGDPDAAISQRGKVRYVFQLK, from the coding sequence ATGCAGACTCAAGAAGAGAAGAAGAGAAAGACCAAAGCGGTCATCGTAACCATCGCATTTCATGCTTTGGCTTTGATCTTATTTATCTTTTTTGGATTGAAACAGCCCAATCCTCTTCCCGAAGATGCGGGCGCATCGGTAGAGTTCGGCTGGGATACCGATGCAGGTGGTCCTGACATTATCAGTCCTACTCAGCAAGTGCAACAACCAGAAACGGTGCAGGAAAGCCAACCCGAGGTAGTAGAAGACCCTGTGGATGAAGTAGCAGAAGAAGCGGAAAGCGAAATCGCGGTTCCAAAGCCGAAAGAAGAGAAACCAAAACCAGCAGAGGAAAAGAAGCCCGAGAAACCGGTTGAAAAACCAAAGCCGAAACCTACCATCAGCGATCAGCTTAATGATGCACTTCAGTCTTTAAACGAAACGAATAATCCAGGTACAGGCCAAGGTGAAACAACAGGTGATGGCGATCAGGGAAATCCCGACGGCACGGATGGCGATGGAATGATCGGTAGCGGAAGTGGAAGCTGGCAATTGGATGGCCGAAGCATGCTTCCCGGTTACGGAACCAAAATATCTACTACCAAAGAAGAAGGTATTGTCGTTATAAATATTTGGGTAGATAAAAATGGGAAAGTCACTAAGGTGCAACCCAATCTGCGCGAATCGAATACTACTTCTCAATACTTGATCAATCTGGCCAAAAATGATGTCTTGAATAACTTCAAGTTCAATGGCGATCCTGATGCTGCCATTTCGCAGCGCGGAAAAGTGCGATATGTCTTTCAACTCAAGTGA
- a CDS encoding biopolymer transporter ExbD, producing the protein MDLRSRNKVDPSFSMSSMTDLVFLLLIFFIILSTLVSPYALPVDLPVSKNRAKDKQTIALRIDEDLIYSVDNEIIDPMALETTLAAQLQGVEKPGIICFVDQQVPTGRTVEVLDIAKRNQWKIVLATKPE; encoded by the coding sequence ATGGATCTGAGATCTCGAAATAAAGTCGATCCAAGTTTTTCCATGTCGTCCATGACGGATTTGGTATTCTTGCTATTGATTTTCTTCATCATACTATCAACACTGGTTAGTCCGTATGCCCTTCCGGTTGATTTGCCCGTGAGCAAAAACAGGGCGAAGGACAAACAGACCATTGCCTTAAGAATAGATGAGGACTTGATTTACTCTGTTGACAATGAAATTATTGATCCGATGGCCCTCGAAACCACTTTGGCCGCGCAATTGCAAGGGGTAGAAAAACCCGGAATAATTTGTTTCGTTGATCAACAAGTACCAACAGGTAGAACCGTAGAAGTTTTGGATATTGCCAAAAGAAATCAGTGGAAAATAGTATTGGCTACAAAGCCTGAATAA
- a CDS encoding MotA/TolQ/ExbB proton channel family protein codes for MNTPFILQINPSAAADSLATGEVTEETLSILELLQGGGWYIMIPLAILSVLAIYIFAERWMAISKAQKEDKDFMNRIKDYVSDGKLEAARSFCQSSNTPIGRMLDKGIARVGKPMDDVSASIENVGKLEVYKLEKGLALLATVAGAAPMIGFLGTVIGMISTFHAMKISDAGVEISALSGGIMQAMITTVAGLIIGIIAYIAYNTLVVKVDKVVHRMEARSIEFIDLLEEPGK; via the coding sequence ATGAATACACCCTTCATTTTGCAAATCAATCCTAGTGCGGCGGCTGACAGCCTCGCTACTGGTGAAGTAACAGAAGAAACGCTCTCTATCCTGGAATTGCTCCAAGGCGGTGGCTGGTACATTATGATACCGCTTGCCATTCTTTCGGTATTGGCTATATATATCTTCGCCGAAAGGTGGATGGCCATATCCAAAGCACAGAAAGAGGACAAAGACTTCATGAATCGAATCAAAGACTACGTAAGTGACGGAAAACTAGAAGCGGCACGTAGCTTTTGCCAATCAAGTAATACTCCGATTGGCAGAATGCTGGACAAAGGTATAGCTCGTGTAGGCAAGCCAATGGACGATGTAAGCGCATCTATCGAAAATGTCGGGAAACTTGAGGTGTATAAACTGGAAAAAGGATTGGCTCTTCTCGCGACCGTAGCCGGTGCAGCTCCAATGATCGGATTCCTCGGTACTGTAATAGGAATGATCTCTACGTTTCATGCCATGAAGATTTCTGATGCAGGAGTTGAAATTTCGGCATTATCAGGAGGTATCATGCAAGCCATGATCACTACTGTTGCGGGTTTGATCATCGGTATCATTGCATACATCGCCTACAATACTTTAGTAGTTAAAGTCGACAAGGTTGTTCACCGAATGGAAGCCAGATCAATCGAGTTTATCGATTTACTTGAAGAACCAGGAAAATAA